Genomic DNA from Enterococcus saccharolyticus subsp. saccharolyticus:
TCTACAACAGGAACCCCACTAATACGGTAACGGCTCATTAATTCTTCGGCATCAGCAACTAAATGGTCAGGTGTTAAGAAGAATGGATCAATAATAACACCACTTTCAGAACGTTTTACTTTACGTACTTCATCTGCTTGAGCAGCAATACTCATATTTTTATGAATAACACCTAAACCGCCTTGGCGTGCCATCGCAATCGCCATTTTACTATCTGTTACGGTATCCATACTGGCACTAATAATTGGAATATTCAATTTGATATTCTTCGCTAATTGAACACTCATATCAACATCATTTGGCAATACATGACTTTCAGCGGGTATCAGCAATACATCATCAAAAGTCAATCCTTTTTTCACGAACTTTGTTTCCCAGTTGGACATTTTCGTAACCACTCCTCAAATTTTTTATATTTTAATGAAAATAGCAAAAATTATACCATAAGTCAACTATTCAAAATAAAAAGATAGATTCGCTTAGAAAACAGTAAGAAAAAACGAACAAACTATCTTTTCTTTCTCAGAAATGATCTTTTGTTCGTTTCCTATTATTTTCGTGGTACAGACAAACTTCCCACGATATTGTATTTTTTCTTCAAGTAGTAACGTAATCCAATCGCTACTGCACCGATGACAGCTAAAATAATTGGATCAAGTACGATATTGATAGATGTTGGCAGTAATGATGTTACTGCAATTGTTGCAATCCATAAGAAGAATGAGCCCATTAAGATTAACATAATCTTCCACATTTTCGGACGTTGTGATTTGTCTGCGCCTGGACGTTCATATTGATACATGTATTTGTACATAATATAAAAGACCCAACCACCGACCATCGCCATTGAAATGAACGTGATAATTCCATACACTTGTGCACTATCACGAGCAAAGAGACCCATAATGCCCATCATGATACCGAAAATACCTAAGATTAATAACGTATTATCTAACCACATCATAACAGGTTTTGTTTCTTTGACTTCTTCTGGTTTATTTAAGATTGCTTCTGTTCGTTCAGAAACCGTACCAAACAATTGGCGCGCAGTACGTCCGCCTTTTTGTTCTTTGACTAAAATAGGTAATATTTCGTGTAAAGCAATGGCTTTTTCTTCTTCCGATAAATTCGCTGCTTCTAATGATTTTTTTAAATCAAATATATACTGTTGGTTTCTTTTTGTTAATTGTTTTTCTAATTCACGATTTTCTGAAACATATCCTCGCAGAGTTTCTGGTTCCATGACTCTCGGTTCTCCCTTCGCCTTCCCTAACAACATTTCCACAGGCTATTTTAACATACTAGCTCCTTAGTTTGGTAGCCTTTTAATGCAAAAATCGTTGGTTTATACATTAAAGCGGAATAACATAACATCGCCATCTTGTACAATATATTCTTTTCCTTCTAAACGCACACGTCCAGCTTCTTTAGCAGCTTGCATGTTGCCATATTTATCTAAGTCTTCAAAAGAGACTGTTTCAGCGCGGATAAAACCACGTTCAAAGTCAGAATGGATGATCCCTGCTGCTTGAGGTGCTTTAATTCCTTTACGGAACGTCCATGCACGTACTTCTTGTTCACCAGCTGTAAAGTATGTTGCTAAACCTAATAAATCATATGCCGCGCGAATTAATTGATCCAATCCAGATTCTTCAATTCCTAAAGCTTCCAAGAATTCTACTTTGTCTTCTTCATCTAATTCGGCAATTTCTTCTTCGGCACGTGCACTTACGATAATCACTTCCGCATTTTCACTTTTCGCAAATTCACGAACTTGTTTCACATACTCATTGCTGTCAGCATCAGCGACTTCATCTTCAGAAACATTGGCTACATATAACACTGGTTTTGTTGTTAATAAGAACAATGTTTTCACGATTTTTTCTTCTTCTTGAGTGAATTCAATCGTACGTGCAGACAATCCTTCTTCTAAGACAGGTTTGATTTTATCCAAGATTGCTAATTCAGCTAAGGCATCTTTATCTTTTGTTTTCGCAATCTTGGCAACACGTGTATAACGTTTATTGACTGAATCTAAATCAGCTAAAATCAACTCTAAATTGATGGTATCAATATCCGCTAATGGATCAACAAAATCGGCTTCACGGTTTTGTTCACGCATAATATTTTCATCATCAAAACAACGAACAACGTGACAGATGGCATCTACTTGACGAATATGGCTTAAGAATTGATTTCCTAATCCTTCACCTTTACTAGCACCTTTTACAATACCTGCGATATCAGTAAATTCAAATGTGGTTGGCACAGTTTTCTTTGGATTCACCAATTCTGTTAATCGTTGCAAACGCCAGTCGGGTACTTCTACCATTCCTACGTTAGGGTCAATTGTTGCAAAAGGATAGTTTGCTGCTTCTGCACCAGCTTTTGTAATCGCGTTAAATAAAGTTGATTTTCCTACGTTCGGTAAACCAACGATTCCAGCTGTTAATGCCATGTTTTCTTCACTCTTTCTCTTTTTTTTCTAGAATTTTTTTCATTTTCTTTTCGAATTCGCGACGCGGTAACATTACAATATGTCCGCATTTTTCGCATTTTATTTTGATGTCAGCGCCCATACGGATAATTTCCCAACGGTTCGTTTGACATGCATGTGGTTTTTTCATTTCTACTTTATCGCCTAAGTCATACATAGATTTCTCTCCTTACTTATGCTTCATCAAAATGAATGTCTAAAATATCTAAAATTCGTGTCAAATCACTTTGAGACAAATATTCGATTTCAATCTTACCTTTGCCTTCTTTTTCTTGAATCTCAACGCTTGTCCCAAATTTATCCATCAAACGGTCTTCACTTTCACGAAGGTAATACGGTTTTTCTTTGACGATACGAGGAACTTTTTTCTTATCTTTGGATTCATTCATCGTTGAAACAAGTTGTTCTAATTGACGAACAGTTAAATTTTCTTTGACACAACGATTGGCTAATTTTAAAATTTGTTCTTTGTTTTTTAAGCCTAATAATGTCCGTGCTTGTCCCATTGACAAACGCTCATCTTGCATCATTTCTTTGACGAGTTGCGGCAATGATAATAAGCGTAAATAATTGGCGATATACGGACGACTTTTCCCTAATCGTTCAGCCACTTCGGCTTGCGTCAGCTTCAAATTCTTCATTAGCATATCATAGGCTTCGGCTTCTTCCAACGGATTCAAATCTTCTCGTTGTAAATTTTCCAAAACCGCTACTTGCATCATTGCTTCTTCATCAAAATCACGAATGATTGCAGGAATGGTTTCTCTTTGTGCTAATTTTGAAGCTCGAAAGCGACGTTCACCAGCGATAATTTCATAACCTTTTACTGCTGATTTGCGTACAATAATTGGTTGAAATACACCCGATTGTTCAATCGAGTTCGCTAATTCTTGCAAAGAAACTTCGTCAAACGTTTTGCGTGGTTGATAGGGATTCGGGCGTAGTTCATTCAAAGAAAGTTCTAAGACTTCATCTTTTTTTACATCCACTTCTTCAAGTTCTTGAAACAAAGCGTCAATGCCTTTACCTAAACTTTTCCCTTTATTTTTCACGAGCTAACACTTCCTTTGCTAATGCCTGATACACTTCTGCACCTTTTGAACGTAAGTCATAATCAACAATCGATAAACCATAACTTGGTGCTTCAGACAAGCGAATATTTCGAGGGATCACCGTTTGATATACTTTCTCTTGGAAATAACGACGAACATCTTCAACGACTTCGCTACTCAAATTCGTTCGTGCATCAAACATCGTTAATAAGACACCTTCAATTTCTAATTCTGGATTAAAGTGCTTTTGAACCAAGCGAACGGTATTCAACAATTGACTTAATCCTTCTAACGCATAATATTCACACTGTACCGGAATCAAAATAGAATCACTCGCAGTAAACGCGTTAATTGTCAGTGAACCTAATGATGGGGGACAATCAATTAAAATATAATCGTATTGTGCAGTTACTTCTTGTAAAGCGGATTTCAGGCGTGTTTCGCGAGCCATTTTCGTCGCTAATTCAATTTCAGCACCCGCTAATTGAAGAGTGGCAGGAACGATATCTAAATTTTCTCTTGAACTAGCTAAAATTGTGTCACGAATCGGTGCATCATTGACAATCACATCATAAATATCTGTCAATACGTCTGCTTTTTTAATTCCGACACCACTTGTCGCATTGCCTTGTGCATCAATGTCTACTAGTAAAACTTTTTTGCCAACATAGGCTAAACATGCTCCTAAGTTGACCGTCGTGGTGGTTTTACCAACGCCACCTTTTTGGTTTGCAACAGAGATAATTCGTGCCATGGCTCTTCCTCCTACTTAATTGGCTGCTTGTTTGGTAATCCTGGTTTTCTAGGATATTTTTTTGGTGTTTCTTTTTTCTTTTCAATAATCAACGTATGGCGTTCATCATGGGTTACAGGCAAATGAATTTCTTTGTCTTCAATAAATTTTCCGCCTAAAATTGCAATTGCCGGTTTTGCCTCTGTTAATTCTTCTTCGCTTTTGGCTGCTTTCAGCGCAAAGAAAAAGCCATCTTTTTTCACCAATGGCAAACATAACTCCGTCAATACATTCAAACGGGCCACGGCACGGGCGGTGACATAATCATATGCCGCACGATGCGCTGGGTTTTGTCCAAATGTTTCAGCACGGTCATGAAATAAAGACACACCATTTAAACCTAGTTCATTGACTAACGTTTGTAGAAAAGTAATTCGTTTATTTAATGAATCAACAATTGTAATTTTCAATTCTGGAAAAACAATTTTCAAAGGAATACTTGGAAAGCCCGCACCTGAACCAACGTCACATAAAGAAGCTTGTTCATTCAATGGCACTGATAACGCCAAAGTAATTGAATCATAAAAATGTTTCAAATACACTTCTTTTTTCTCGGTAATCGCAGTCAAATTCATCTTTTCGTTCCACTCAACCAATAGTTCATAGTAGCGCTCAAATTGTTCCAGTTGTGTTTGGTTCAACGTAATACCTTGCGTACGTAATTCTTGTTGAAATTCTTCAGGTAACATATCCATTTCCTTTCTTTTCGTGAAACAAAAAATGTTTCACAGACTAGTTACTACTTTAACGCAAAACCTACAATCATGCAATAGTTTCAACTATAAGAATACGCAAAAAAAAGATGTATGAGCTTATAACTCACACATCTTTTTAAGGAATTTATTCAGCAACATTTGGTAACTCAATCGGTTCTACTTGATTAATTTTATCAAAGGTACCTGTTTGATCCATTTTAGCAGCAATTTTATAGCCATCTGATTCTACTTCATAATCCATAGTAGACGTAAAGGATACAGGTAAGAATGTTTCTTTACTAATGATTGACTCATAAGAAAAATCATTGATTTTCATTTGTTCCATCATGCTTGACATATCTGCTTCCGCACCAGTATTTCCAGAAGCTAAAACTTTCTCAGCTAAGTCTTTCCATTCTTCTCCACTACCCGCAAACGAAAGAACGTAATTATCGCCAGCTTCTGTCATCTCCACTTTATCTTGGTATTCTTCAAAGGAATCAAAAATTTCTGAAGAAGAATACGTGTCGATTAAACTGTCTACATCCACTCCCGCTGTATCTAGTGGTTGTTTTTGCCATGTTTCTGAACCAGGTACTTGGAAGTACATCGCTTCTTTGTCCATATAACTGGTCATAATTTGTGCTTGACCATCTACTGGAAAACTTGTTTCAGTTTTCATTACAAAAGGATCTAATGTATATTGAACGACTGTTGTGGTATCCACTTTGTTTTCTTGCTCGTTCATCTTCATATCCATCTTGATATCCATTGTCATTTCAGCGCTCTTAATATTTTGTGAGGCTTCCGAAGCTTTTTGCAAGACTTCTTCCTTAGACAAATTCCCTGCTTGTTGTTTTTCAGAGGTCGCGACTGTTTCGTTTGTTGTTACTTGTTCCTTGTTATTACACGCAGATAAAGCAATTGCGCATAAAGCAATCGACGCCCACACTAACTTTCTTTTTTTCATCGTTGTTCCCTCCTAAAAGAATTTGCTACTCCTTTATTGTAACATGTGATCGCTTTATTTTCTTTCCTAATGTTCAAAAATAAAAATACACCAAGCTGTAACTTGGTGTATTTCCTTATAACAAAGGCGTTGCCCACGTTTTAACATCTGTTCGTTTGGCTTTATTTTTTTTCACTTCTGGATCAGGGTACCCTAATCGATAGTTTGCAATGAGTTCATAATTCTCTGGAAAACCTAAACGTTTCGCTAATTCTTGATCCATCACAAATTTACTGGACACCCAAAAACCAACTAAACCGACTTCATAAGCTAATAGTGAGAAATTTTGAATCAACGCAGCCGTTGCTTGAATCGAGTCGGAGTCTAATCGTGGATTCTCAGGAATGATTTCTCTAGCAAAAAGAATCGTTGCTGGCGCATTTTTTAAGAGATTCGTCATCTTTTTTGTCATTTTTTCCCGACTTGCCTCATCATGAATGATGCCATTCTCTTCATATCGTTTAATTACTTCATTATATAAAAACTCTTTTTCTTCATCCGTTGTAATAATCTTTGCTTGCCAAGGTTCACGTTTATGAAAAGGCGCAAAGCAGGCTTTTTCTAATAGTTCATAAATCAATGCTTGCGGTACTTCTTTACTTAAACTTTTTTTCGATGTGCGACATTCCACAATTGCTTCACTTACTGTAACCATTTTATTTCCTCCTTTTGAGAACCATTCTCACCTACTAGTTTACTGAGAATAAAATGAGAAAACAACTATACGGCTTGAATAAGCAACAATAAAAAGGCTTGCGTGGGTTACGCAAACCTTTCAAGCTATTTCATTTGATTGATAAACGTATAAAATGAACTAATATCATGCAGTTGATGATTGCATTGCTCACTATCCGCACAGATATAGTTTCCTTTTTTGGTATACGTACCATCACCACTTGTTTTGGTAGTTGCCAAAAACATCGACACATTTGAGACTTTTTGACAAATCGAACAGACATTTTTTAGGATAGTCGGACTTAATTGTCCTGAAATTCCCTGTAATTTCTCTTCTTGATAGTATAAAATAAACTTCTTTTGACTACCGGGATCATTCCAACCAATGTAAGAATGTTCTCGTAAATCAAGAGTTTCCCACGCTGGAATTTTTAATTTTTTAGTTTTTCTAAAAGCTTTTTCAATTTGTTTATTTGATGGCTGCTTAAAAGAAATGACACATTCCTTTAACGTGTCAAAATAACTATCCGTTTTCGCTCGTGTCAGTGACTTATCCAAAATAAACGTTTTTAATGCTTCAATTTCTGGATATTTTTCTGGAATAATTTCATCGATTTTCTCCATCGTAACGGCTTGAATCGTTTGAATTGTTTCACGATCATTAACAGAATGATACGAGTTAATAAGATATTGGACTTGCTTTTGAATAGCAAAATATTGATATGGTTGGATTATTGGGTTCATTATAATTTTCCTTTCTTCAAACACATAGATGCTTTGAAGAAATATGACAAAGCATCCGAATTAACGTTCAGCAATTTGTCTTTCTATAGAAGATACAGTGCGTACCATTCTATCATCCCCTTTAGTTGATTCAATTGTTTTACTGATTCATCATACGTTGAAACATACGAAATATCAATTGAAATGTTTCACGTGAAACACTCGTATTTTCTAATTACAAGAATTTGTGAAAAACATGTTTTTATATTGTGTTTTTTTCTCAATCACTTTCTATGGATACTTCCTTTTTTGAATCGCTTTTATTATTCTAAGATAAAACGTATGCCGCTTGCCTTCAATTATCAAAAAGATTAATTTTAATTTTTTCATTCCATCGCCTCTTATTATCCGAAACGAATTGTCTACTTTTTCCCAAAAGATTTCTATTTTAATTGTATAATTAATCACAAATCATGTTATGATAAAGAAAATATTTTCTTAAAGGAGTCTTTTTTTATGGATCAGTATCAACCTGTAAATTTATACACCAATTACGAACAAGCCGCTCTGAACTATCCTCATCAAGCAATTATTCTTGACGAAAGTTTACCCGCTTTTCCAGATTTACCGCTAGAAACAACTTATGCTGAAAGCTTGTCTAGCATTAAACAACGGGCCTACCAATTAGCTAAATTAGGTGTAGCAGCAACCGATAAAGTAGTTATTTTTAAAAGCCCTAAATTTGATACCTATTTATTAGCTACGGCGGTTTCTTATTTAGGAGCAATCCCCGTGATGGTTTCTTATCACTTTCCGATAGCTACAATGGCTGTTTTTGTGGAAAGGCTGGAAGATCCATTTATCATTTTTGATGAACAAACAACAGCAACTGTCAAAGCAATTGCAAATAGTTCTAGCGATAGACAAATCGCCGTTACTGATTTACTGCAACAATCTGCTTTACAAGTTCCCCAAGTCAGACTTGATGTTGATGCCATTAGCTATATGACTCACACATCCGGAACTACTGGCATTCCAAAACTAATTTGTCATTCAGCCAATTCTATGGGA
This window encodes:
- a CDS encoding DUF1129 domain-containing protein; translation: MEPETLRGYVSENRELEKQLTKRNQQYIFDLKKSLEAANLSEEEKAIALHEILPILVKEQKGGRTARQLFGTVSERTEAILNKPEEVKETKPVMMWLDNTLLILGIFGIMMGIMGLFARDSAQVYGIITFISMAMVGGWVFYIMYKYMYQYERPGADKSQRPKMWKIMLILMGSFFLWIATIAVTSLLPTSINIVLDPIILAVIGAVAIGLRYYLKKKYNIVGSLSVPRK
- the ychF gene encoding redox-regulated ATPase YchF, yielding MALTAGIVGLPNVGKSTLFNAITKAGAEAANYPFATIDPNVGMVEVPDWRLQRLTELVNPKKTVPTTFEFTDIAGIVKGASKGEGLGNQFLSHIRQVDAICHVVRCFDDENIMREQNREADFVDPLADIDTINLELILADLDSVNKRYTRVAKIAKTKDKDALAELAILDKIKPVLEEGLSARTIEFTQEEEKIVKTLFLLTTKPVLYVANVSEDEVADADSNEYVKQVREFAKSENAEVIIVSARAEEEIAELDEEDKVEFLEALGIEESGLDQLIRAAYDLLGLATYFTAGEQEVRAWTFRKGIKAPQAAGIIHSDFERGFIRAETVSFEDLDKYGNMQAAKEAGRVRLEGKEYIVQDGDVMLFRFNV
- a CDS encoding DUF951 domain-containing protein, which produces MYDLGDKVEMKKPHACQTNRWEIIRMGADIKIKCEKCGHIVMLPRREFEKKMKKILEKKEKE
- a CDS encoding ParB/RepB/Spo0J family partition protein, which gives rise to MKNKGKSLGKGIDALFQELEEVDVKKDEVLELSLNELRPNPYQPRKTFDEVSLQELANSIEQSGVFQPIIVRKSAVKGYEIIAGERRFRASKLAQRETIPAIIRDFDEEAMMQVAVLENLQREDLNPLEEAEAYDMLMKNLKLTQAEVAERLGKSRPYIANYLRLLSLPQLVKEMMQDERLSMGQARTLLGLKNKEQILKLANRCVKENLTVRQLEQLVSTMNESKDKKKVPRIVKEKPYYLRESEDRLMDKFGTSVEIQEKEGKGKIEIEYLSQSDLTRILDILDIHFDEA
- a CDS encoding ParA family protein, which produces MARIISVANQKGGVGKTTTTVNLGACLAYVGKKVLLVDIDAQGNATSGVGIKKADVLTDIYDVIVNDAPIRDTILASSRENLDIVPATLQLAGAEIELATKMARETRLKSALQEVTAQYDYILIDCPPSLGSLTINAFTASDSILIPVQCEYYALEGLSQLLNTVRLVQKHFNPELEIEGVLLTMFDARTNLSSEVVEDVRRYFQEKVYQTVIPRNIRLSEAPSYGLSIVDYDLRSKGAEVYQALAKEVLAREK
- the rsmG gene encoding 16S rRNA (guanine(527)-N(7))-methyltransferase RsmG produces the protein MLPEEFQQELRTQGITLNQTQLEQFERYYELLVEWNEKMNLTAITEKKEVYLKHFYDSITLALSVPLNEQASLCDVGSGAGFPSIPLKIVFPELKITIVDSLNKRITFLQTLVNELGLNGVSLFHDRAETFGQNPAHRAAYDYVTARAVARLNVLTELCLPLVKKDGFFFALKAAKSEEELTEAKPAIAILGGKFIEDKEIHLPVTHDERHTLIIEKKKETPKKYPRKPGLPNKQPIK
- a CDS encoding DUF6612 family protein — its product is MKKRKLVWASIALCAIALSACNNKEQVTTNETVATSEKQQAGNLSKEEVLQKASEASQNIKSAEMTMDIKMDMKMNEQENKVDTTTVVQYTLDPFVMKTETSFPVDGQAQIMTSYMDKEAMYFQVPGSETWQKQPLDTAGVDVDSLIDTYSSSEIFDSFEEYQDKVEMTEAGDNYVLSFAGSGEEWKDLAEKVLASGNTGAEADMSSMMEQMKINDFSYESIISKETFLPVSFTSTMDYEVESDGYKIAAKMDQTGTFDKINQVEPIELPNVAE
- a CDS encoding nitroreductase family protein, encoding MVTVSEAIVECRTSKKSLSKEVPQALIYELLEKACFAPFHKREPWQAKIITTDEEKEFLYNEVIKRYEENGIIHDEASREKMTKKMTNLLKNAPATILFAREIIPENPRLDSDSIQATAALIQNFSLLAYEVGLVGFWVSSKFVMDQELAKRLGFPENYELIANYRLGYPDPEVKKNKAKRTDVKTWATPLL
- a CDS encoding FusB/FusC family EF-G-binding protein, with translation MNPIIQPYQYFAIQKQVQYLINSYHSVNDRETIQTIQAVTMEKIDEIIPEKYPEIEALKTFILDKSLTRAKTDSYFDTLKECVISFKQPSNKQIEKAFRKTKKLKIPAWETLDLREHSYIGWNDPGSQKKFILYYQEEKLQGISGQLSPTILKNVCSICQKVSNVSMFLATTKTSGDGTYTKKGNYICADSEQCNHQLHDISSFYTFINQMK